The following nucleotide sequence is from Chloroflexia bacterium SDU3-3.
TACCACCAGGACACCAAGACTCCAAGGAAAACGGGAACGAATTATCGTGAGGGCACGAAGGCGCGAAAAAAGGTGAAGGCATCGCGTCTTCGTGTCTTTGTGGTAAAAAACTTCGGTGACGTAAGACCGCATAGGCCCTGATCTCCCCCTGGCGGCGGGCGCGCGCCCGCCGCCGCTGTGCTACAATCGCCCCACGCATCCACATCGACCCAAGGAGAACCAAGCCATGGCAGATCGCCAGATCGCGATCTTGGACGCGCCATCCAACCTTGGCCTGCGCCCGCCGCTGCCTGGCGCGGTGCCGGGCTGCTACAAGATGCCCTGGGCGCTGCGCGACCGCGGGCTGCTGGCCAGCCTGGGCGCGCGCGACGCGGGCGCGCTGGTGCCGCCGCGCTACCGCGCCGAGTGGCAGCCCGGCGAGGGCGACCGCAACGCCGAGGCGATCGCCAGCTTCTCGCTGGCGCTGGCCGACCGCGTGGGCGCAATCATCGACGGCGGGCAGTTCGCGCTGGTGCTGGGCGGCGAGTGCAGCATCCTGGTGGGCAACGCGCTGGCGCTCCAGCGGCGCGGGCGCTACGGACTGGTGTACATGGATGCCCACAGCGACTTCCGCCACCCCGATAACGATGTGGCCATCGGCGCGGCGGGCGGCGAGGCACTGGCGATCATGACCGGGCGCGGCGACCAGCGGCTGGTCAACCTCGACGGGCAGGGGCCGTACATCCGCGAGCGCGACATGGTGGCTGTGGGCTTCCGCCCCGAGGACGACTGCCGCGACGAGCTGGCCGCGCTGGGTATCCTGGGCATCAACAGCGACGAGCTGCTGCTGCGCGGGACGGAGGATGTGGCGCGGCAGATCACCGAGCGCGTGACCGCCGAGACCCAAGGGTTCTGGGTGCACCTCGACTGGGATGTGGTCGACTCCAGCGAGATGTCGGCGGTGGACTGCCCCGAGCCGGGCGGGCCGTCGTTCCAGCAGGTCGCGGCGCTGCTGGGTGCGCTGGTGGCCTCGCCCGCCTGCGTGGGGCTGGAGCTAACGATCTACGACCCCGACCTCGACCCGACGGGCCAGCAGGCCGACGCGATCGTGGCCTGCCTGCGCCAGGCCTTCGCTTCTTTTCTTGCATAGGCACCCTAACGCGCCATGAATCTTCTCTACCTTGACCGCTACGAGCAGCGCCGCAGCCGCATCCACCAGCTGACGCCGCAGGTAAAGATCGCCGCCACCGTCGCCTTTATCCTCTCCAACAGCCTGCTGCCTGACGGCGCGTGGCTGGCGCTGCTGCTCTCGTGGGGCGGGCTGCTGGCCTGCAACCGGCTGGCCGGGGTGGGCTACGGCTACACGCTGCGCCGCTCGTTCGTGGCGCTGCCCTTCGCGCTGGCCGCGCTCTCGGTGATCGTGGCGCTGCCGGGGCGGCCTCTGCTGGCCTTCGCGCTGGGGCCGTGGCACATGGTGGCCACCGACGCCGGGCTGGTGCGCTTCGCCAGCATCGTGGCGCGCAGCTGGCTCTCGGTGCAGATGGCCATCCTGCTGGCGGCCACCACTAGCTTCCCCGACCTGACCCACGGCCTGCGCCACCTGCGCATGCCGCCGCTGCTGGTCGAGATCGTCTCGTTCATGTACCGCTACCTAGCCGTGCTGCTGGATGAGGCGGCGCGGCTGATGCGCGCCCGCGACTCACGCAGCGCGCGGCTGCCCGGGGTGCGCGGCGGCGGCTCGCTGGGGTGGCGGGCATCCACCGCCGGGCATATGGCCGGGCAGCTGTTCCTGCGCAGCTACGAGCGCAGCGACCGCGTGTACAACGCCATGCTCGCCCGAGGCTTCCAGGGCGAGTTCCGCACCATCAGCGAGCACGCCATGCGCCGCGCCGACTGGCTGGCCCTGGCCGCGCTGCTGGCCTCCATCGCACTTATTCAGATCATAGGCCGAATAGCATGACATCACCACATACGGGCGCGGCGGATGTGCTGCGCGTGGCCGACCTGCGCTTCAGCTACCCCGACGGGCGCGAGGCGCTGCGCGGCGTAAACCTGGGCATCGCGCGGGGCGAGAAGGTTGCCCTGGTGGGGCCGAACGGGGCGGGCAAGAGCACGCTCATCCTGCACCTGAATGGCATCCTGCAGGGCGCGGGGGCGGTGCAGATCGCCGGTATGACGCTGGCCCGCGAGACGCTGCCGCAGGCTCGGGCCAAGGTCGGGCTGGTGTTTCAGAACCCCGACGACCAGCTGTTCTCGCCCACGGTGCACGAGGATGTGGCCTTTGGGCCGCTGCACATGGGCCTGCCGCCGCAGGAGATCCGCGCCAGGGTGGCGCGGGCGCTGGGCATGGTGGGCATGGCGGCCTACGCCGAGCGCGCATCCTACCACCTGAGCGTGGGCGAGAAGAAGCGCATCGCCATCGCCACCGTGCTGGCCATGGACCCCGAGATCCTGGTGCTGGATGAGCCTTCCGCCGGGCTAGACCCGCGCGCGCGACGCGGCCTGATCAACCTGCTGCGCGAGCTGCCGCTGACCATGCTGGTCTCCACCCACGACATGCTGATGGTGCGCGAGCTGTTCCCACGCATGGTGGTGATGGACGAGGGCGCGGTGGTGGCCGACGGCGCGACCGAGGCGCTGCTACGCGATACGGCCCTACTTGAGCGACACGGGCTGGAGTCACCATACCTCTGAGATCAGAGCGCAAAAGCAAAAGCCAGCAGCAACAACAGCGGGCGCGGTAGCTCTATGCTATCGCGCCCGCTGTTGTTGCTATTTTCGAAACCCTCCAGCGAACTCCTACCGCGTGATCAGCGGCAGGTAGATGGAGCTGTTCGGGCCAGGAGCCGGAGTCGTCGTGACGGTCGGCGTGGTCGTCACCGGCGTGGTCGTCACCGGCGTGGTCGTCACCGGCGTGGTCGTCACCGGCGTGGTCGTCACCGGCGTGGTCGTCACCGGCGTGGTCGTCACCGGTGTGGTCGTCACCGGTGTGGTCGTCACCGGCGTGGTCGTCACCGGCGTGGTCGTCACCGGTGTGGTCGTCACCGGTGTGGTCGTCACCGGTGTGGTCGTCACCGGTGTGGTCGTCACCGGCGTCGTCGTCACCGGCGTGGCGGTGGCCACAGCCTCATTCACGGTCAACGTCACCGTGGCGGCAGCCGAGACCGCGCCCTTGGAGTCGGTAACGGTGTAGGTGAAGCTGTCGGAGCCGAAGAAGCCAGCGGCAGGGATGTAGACAAGCGAGCCATCCGACTGCAGCGACACCGTGCCGTGGGCCACATCGGTGGCGAGCGTAGCGGCCTTGGTATCGGCGGTGTTAGCATCGGTGTCGTTGGCCAGCACGCCAGGCGCGTCCACCGTCAGCGTGGTGTCTTGGTCGAGCGTGTAGGCATCATCCACCGCCACCGGCGCGACATTGTCGGCGCAGGTGTAGACAAGCAGATCATCCACATACCAGCCATCCAGGCCGCCGCAGCCATCGGTGCCAAAATCGAAGCGCAGGCGGATGGTGTCGCCAGCCTTCACATTCGCCTTTGTCAGATCGATCTGCGACTGCCCCCAGCTACCCCACGGGTGCCCGCCATCGGTGCCGGTAAAGGCGCGCTGGCCAGCAAGCGGGTTGGTATTCTCATTCAGGGCGGTGATCAGGGTGGCATTGTACGGGTTGAAGGTGAACGCTGCGTTACCGATCAGGGTATAGGCACCGCCATTAATGCTGATCCTGACATTCCCACCATCCACCTGCATCTCATTCGCCACATAGTGGGTAAACGCCAGCTTGGGCGACGCACCGGACGGAATCGTGATCGCAGGGCTGGTCAGCATCTGCACGCCCGAGATATCGCCAGCGCCGGTATCGCAGTTGCCCTCATCCTTGCCTCTGGCATAGATAGCCGAACCAGCCCGACCCTTCGGCAGCGTGCTTGCGGTTGACCAGTTGTAGCCCGGCCAGCCTGCATACGTACCCGAATTGGTCTGTGTCCAGCCGCCCAGGCCCTGCTCAAAATGCTCCTCATAGATCGGCTGGTAGATCTTCGTGGCATCCGAGCACAGCGCGGGAGTATTCTGATTGAGCAGCGGCTGGTAGTTGCACTGCGTCGGCACGGCGCGCAGATCGATCGCCGCCGCCATCTTGGCCACCTGCTCGCAGTCGCTGGCGGCGATCACCTCGGCAGAGATGCCCGAGCCACCAGGTGCGGTCGAGAGATCTTTCAGCGGCTGGCCGATCAGATCTTGGCACGACTGCTCTAGCGCGTCGGCGTGGTCGGCAAACTCGGTGACGGGGGTCTGGTAGGCCGTCTGGGCCTGCCAGTAGATGTGGGCAGCCTTCACCAGGCCCAGGCCCACTACAGTCTGGCCGTTGTAGCTGCCGCCATCCACCAGCAGCGCGTAGCCGTGGTTGGGCACCGCCGAGTTGGTGTGCACGCCGCCGCTATCGGCTGTCCCACAGTAGTAGTTCGCATCGCTCACCCGGCTCGGGTCGCCCAGGCAGCTGGGGTTCCACATATCGCGCAGCGCCGACCCGAAGGCGGTCGCATCCTCGCCCACCAGCCAGCGGTAGGATGCCTCAACCGTCTTCGATGTGTAGAGGCGCAGCGAAACATCGACCGTCTGCCCTTGTGCGATCGCATTCTTGATCAGGTTGCCATTGCTCAGAGCGATCCGGATCGATGGGATTGTAACGACACTCGATGTACCGTTCAGATTATTGGCCGTCTCACCGGTGCTAACGATGATTGCACCTTTCGCACCAGCAGTCTGGGCAGCGCGCACCTTGGTAACAGCATTACATGCGGTGCTATCATTGAGCAAAACGATCTTGCCGCTGACCGCAGCCGCATTGGTAAGCGCAACACATCCGGTATTGCTGGCACCATCAAGCCCCACCACCGCAGTACCAGAAACCCCAGCATAGGTGAGGGAGGGGCCAAAGGATGCGGTACCAGCAGCGCATATGCCTGCAAGCGCTGAGGGGCTAAGAATCTGGAGCACAGGGGTAAGCAAAAGCGAGTAGCCAGAACAGGCATCATTCGCCCGCACGCCGCCAGGCGTATCGGAGCCAGCACCATTGATCAGATCGACCGTCTCGCCCCAGATATCCGAGTAGGCCTCGTTCAACGCGCCAGACTGCCACTGGTAGACGAGGCCGTGGGTGTACTCGGTGAAGGCGTGGCCCCACTCGTGCGCCACCACGTCGTCGGCGCTCACGCCGTTGCAGTAGTTGGTGGTCGTGCCGTTCCAGTTGGCGTTGGGGCAGAGAATCCTCGGGTCGTTGTTGACAATCCGCATGGATGCCCCCTGAGCATCATACGAGTCGCGCCCGAAGCTGTTCAGAAAGAAGTAGTAGGCGTTGCCGCTGGCGTTAATAATGTTCTGCTGATCTTGGTTCAGCGCGCCGGGGAAGGCCTGGCCCTCCTCCCAGACCTGGTGGTCGGTATCCTCCTCATACAGCACGCGGTGCATGTCGCTCTCAATATCGGTGTAGCGGTTGAGCACCTTGCCCGCGTTGGCGTGCACATACACCCGCTCGCGGATGCTGCCGCCGTTCGTCACTGTCACCTCGTAGGTCAGCTGGTTCGAGCCGGGGGCGCTGCGCACCAGGCCGGTGCGGTACACATACAGGTCGGCAGCCGAAGGCCACAGGTCGGATGGCTGCACCTTGGCGGGCTGGCCGGTGATGTCGGTCGGTGGGTCGGACAGCACCTGGCGCACCGCAGCCGCCCCGGCCTGCGCCGCGCTCAGCCTGGGCGTCACATCCAGCTCCGAGGCAGGGGAAACAACGCCATTCACCGAGGTGAGCGCGCCGCTCGCATCGAAGTGGGCGATCAACATGCCGCCAAACACCGGCACGCCGTGGTAGACCTGCCGGTAGGTGATGTGGCTGCCACCGTACTGCTCCTGCACCATCTCGATCGGCAGCAGCTCGGCGTTGGCATCGGCAATGCCGAACAGCTTGGCGTAGCTGCTGAAGAAGCCCGCCGCCTTCGTGGCAGTGTTGCGAGAGCGAACGTTGGGCACCAGATCGCCGCCAGCAGGCACGCGCACCATGCTGGCCACACCAGTGGAGGGCTTGATGCTCACCTGCACATCGCCCTTGGCCTGGCCGCGCAGCTGGCCGAGCAGAGTCGATGAGATACCGAGCGGGGCATTTGTTGCTGCATCCGGGGCTGGCTGCGGGGCCGCCAGCGACGACTGGGCGCTGCCCAGGACCACGACCAGCGACGTGACGATTGCGGCAAGCTTGACTTGCAGTTGACCTCTCATGCGGTTTTTACCCTATCCATTATCAATGACGCTCAATTCCAGCCGACAGCCCTTTGATATCGAACTTCTCCTCCTAATTCGATCAATCCTATCATTGAAATCACTCTTCGCACTATATGGCCATAGCAATGCCGATATATTACAACAGAGGGTATTTTTCCACGCCTAATAGGCCTATGCCGCTATGGCTAGGATAAAGATGCTCTACTTTATTTTCAACAACAGGAAAGCGAGGGTTTACTACCACACCCGCAAGGATAGCGTGCTACTCCGCATTTAGATACACGAAGTCAAGCTACTAGGTGATGATGATCCAATCTATGGATCATAGCAGACCAGTAGCCTCAAGATAGGGCGCGCAGACTATAGGGTACACCTATAGACAATCGCGGCGATCATCAATGCGCTCACGGCACTTGGCTTGTATTGAGAACAATCTAGGGGTAAACCTATGCGCCATAGTATACACAAGTTTGAAGATTTGTAAAAGGCCAATTAGTACTTTTTGGGGGATTTTCCGAAATTCGAAAAAGAATATCACAAATCGCTTATTGACCTATATGGTCATTTTCACCAAATAATCTGCAATACCATCCCCCAGCAGGGAATCCCCACCCCAAAAAGCGCGCCGCCCTCGCTTCAGGGCGGCGCGCTCGTAGAGTCAAGGAGGGGGGCAACCTAGACAATGTAGAACAGCTGCGACAGTGGCAGGCGCTCGGCAGGCTCGCAGGTGGCTAGCTCGCCATCTACGCGCACCTCGTAGGTCTCGGGGTCAACATCGATCCGGGGCATGGCGGCGTTGCGCACCATATTCGCCTTGCCCACGCTGCGGCAGCCGCGCACCGCCACGCTGCGGCGCTGCAGCCCCAGCCGCTCGGGCACGCCCAGGTCGATCGAGGCCTGCGACACGAAGTTCACACATGTCTGCCCCAGCGCGCGGCCCAGCGCGCCGAACATGGGTCGGTAGAGCACCGGCTGGGGCGTGGGGATGGATGCGTTGGGGTCGCCCATGGCCGCCCAGCTAATCATGCCGCCCTTGATGATCATCTTGGGCTTGGCCCCGAAATAGGCCGTGTCCCACAGCACGATGTCGGCCAGCTTGCCCGGCTCCAGGCTGCCCACCTCGTGCGCGATGCCGTGGGCCAGCGCCGGGTTGATGGTGAGCTTGGCCAGGTAGCGCAGGATGCGCTCGTTGTCGCTCTCGCCGTCGCCGGGCAGCGGGCCGCGCTGGGCCTTCATCTTGTGGGCGGTCTGGAAGGCGCGCGTCACCACCTCGCCCACGCGGCCCATGGCCTGCGAGTCGGATGAGTACATGGAGATCACGCCCAGGTCGTGCAGCACATCCTCGGCGGCGATCGTCTCGGCGCGGATGCGGCTCTCGGCGAAGGCCACATCCTCGGCGATGCTGGGGTTCAGGTGGTGGCAGACGATCAGCATGTCTAGGTGCTCGGCCAGGGTATTCACGGTGTAGGGCCGCGTGGGGTTGGTGGAGGAGGGCAGGATGTTGGGCAGCGCGGCAATCTTGATGATGTCGGGCGCGTGCCCGCCGCCTGCGCCCTCGGTGTGGTAGGTGTGGATGGTGCGCCCGCCGATCGCGCTGATCGTGTCCTCCACAAACCCGGCCTCGTTCAGGGTGTCGGTGTGGATGGCCACCTGCACATCGTACTCGTCGGCCACCTTCAGCGAGGCGTCGATCACCGCCGGGGTGGTGCCCCAGTCCTCGTGGTCCTTCAGGCCGCAGGCCCCGGCCTCCACCTGCTCGCGCAGGGCCTCGGGCGTGGATGCGTTGCCCTTGCCCAACACGCCCCAGTTCACCGGCAGCGCCTCCGCCGCCTCCAGCATGCGGGCGATGTTCCAGGGGCCGGGGGTGCAGGTGGTGGCGTTGGTGCCATCCGCCGGGCCGGTGCCGCCGCCGATCATGGTCGTCACGCCGTTGGAGAGCGCCTCGTAGACCTGCTGCGGGCAGATCATGTGGATGTGGGTGTCGATCGCCCCCGGCGTGGCGATCAGGTGCTCGCCCGCGATCACCTCGGTGCCCGGGCCGATCACCATCTGCGGGTGCACGCCGTCCATGGTGTCGGGGTTGCCGGCCTTGCCGATGGCCACGATCCGCCCGCCCTTCACGCCGATGTCGGCCTTCAGCACGCCCAGCACGGGGTCGCACACGATCACGTTGGTGATCACCAGATCCAGCGACCCAGCCCGGCTGGTGATGTTCGAGCGCTGGGCCATGCCGTCGCGAATGGTCTTGCCGCCGCCGAACACAACCTCATCGCCATAGGTCAGCAGGTCGCGCTCGATGCCGAGCAGCAGGTTGGTGTCGGCCAGGTGCACGCGGTCGCCGGTGGTGGGGCCATAGAGCGCGGCGTACTGGCTGCGGGGTATCTTTGCCATGGGCTGCTCCTGTCAGTCACTCTGCGCCCGATGCGCGGGGCGAAGGGGTGGCTCGCTTGGGGTTCCGGTGGGCGTATTATAGCGCAAGCGGGCACACAGAGGGCAGAGAACGAAGGGAAACCGATACCACCAAGACTCCAAGACGCCAAGGGGCAAAGGATAACGAATACCACGAAGGCGCGACGGCGCGAAGGGACAGGAAGGGCTGGTGGTGTGAGCGGGGCTAACCCTACCCACTTGGCCCATACGGCGAAGGTGTCGCTCGTGCAAACTGGCCATATGCACGAACACCAGCTGCCAGCGAACAGCACGGGAATGCCCAAAATTGGGGGTTCGAAGGGGGTTACACCCCCTCGTGGGGTTCCTAGGGGCTAGCCCCTAGGCGCTGCCCGCGTAGGGCATCCACCCACCAACCATCTACCACCGCCATCAACGAAGGCGCACCCTGGCCGAATCAACCACAACGCATATTTCATCAAAAACGCCTCGGAAACCCGTAGAAAGTGACACCTATTGAGGGGCATCACCCTCACATGGTGTCACTTTTGTAGGCGAGGCTTCTGAATGCGACAAAGCGAACAAGATGGCGTGCCAGACCATACACAAAGGATCACATCTTCTAAAAGCGCTCCCTACACCTCATTCGCGCTAACCCATGATCGCGGCATACCAGCCCACCTGTCCCATACGGCGAAGGTGCCACGCGTGCCCACTGGCCATATGCACGAACACCAGCTGCCAGCGGACAGCACGGGAATGCCCAAAATTGGGGGTTCGAAGGGGGTTACACCCCCTCGTGGGGTTCCTAGGGGCTAGCCCCTAGGCGCTGCCCGCGTAGGGCATCCACCCACCAACCATCTACCACCGCCATCAACGAAGGCGCACCCTGGCCGAATCAACCACAACGCATATTTTATCAAAAACGCCTCGGAAACCCGTAGAAAGTGACACCTATTGAGGGGCATCGCCCCTGGCGGGGGTTCCGGGGGCTGGCCCCGGACGCCGCCCGCGCAGGGCATCCACCCGCCGCTCTCGCACCATCCCTATAGAAAAAAAAGAGCCAGCGGCCTTGGGCGAGGCTGCACTGCTGCGGTGTGGATTATGGCCAGCCGTCTTGCGCTTGCGCCTTCGCTGGATGGGCGAGGCCGCCGCCGTTTTTGCTGCGGAGCAGGCGGTTTTCACTGCGGCCCCGATGGTGATGGTTCCTCGTGGTTGTTTGGTGTGTGCACTACGCAGGCGGCGGCTAGGGGCCTGCCCCTCACAGGGTGTCACTTTTGGGCTGTTTCAGCGTGGTTTTAGGTCGCCCCAACCGTGCAACGCTGCAAGCATTGCCTACAGTTGGGGCGACCGGCTGCGGCTTCGATCATGGGGGTTCCTCTTTTGTGCTGGGTGTGCCCTGCGCGGGCGGCGGCTAGGGGCCTGCCCCTAGCGACCCCGCGAGGGGGCGATGCCCCCTTCGAACCCCCAATTTTGAGCGTTCCTATGCCGTTTCCTGGCTGCTGGTGTTCGTGCATATGGCCATCAAAACGCTAGCGGCACCTTCGCCGCATGGGCCGGGTGGGTAGGGTGGGGCGGCGATGGCGGCGGGTGGGCGATGAGAGTGCGGTGCGCGTTTGCCGCATGGGTCGCATCCGAAATGCGCAGCCATGGTGCAAGCCCAAGCCGCCATGGTGCAAGCCCGAGCCGCCATGGTGCAAGCCCGAGCCGCCATGGTGCAAGCCCGAGCCGCCATGGTGCAAGCCCAAGCCGCCATGGTGCAAGCCCGAGCCGCCATGGTGCAAGCCCGAGCCGCCATGGTGCAAGCCCAAGCCGCCATGGTGCAAGCCCAAGCCGCCATGGTGCAAGCCCAAGCCGCCATGGTGCAAGCCCAAGCCGCCATGGTGCAGGCCAACAACCCACCTAGCCCATCCAGCCAAGGTACCGCTGGCGACAGCTGGCCATATGCACCACCATCCGCCGCCAGCGGAGCGGCAGCGCACAGCCCGATTTTCCCAAAAAACACGGCGCGAAACAGAGCAGGCCTGCAAAAAAAGCCCCTCCCCGCGCTGGGGAGGGGCCACCAAGCAGCGCTACGAGCGCGGCACGCGGGGCGTGCGTGCGGGCCGCGTATCCGGCAGCGTCAGCGTGTAGGTCAGCGCCGTATCGCTCACCTCGAAGGCCGTGATCACGCCAGGGCCGTGGGCGGTCTTGTAGGAGCGCGCCCACGAGTCCGCGATCAGCGCGTTCAGCTCGGCCAGCTTGGCATCGCTCGCCGCTACCTTGCCCACCGAGGCCGAGGTGGCCTGCCACAGCACCTGGCCGCTGGTCAGCGTGGGCGTCAGCGTGGTGCTCAGCGCATAGCTCTTGCCCGTGTCGCTGGCGGTAAACGTGGCCGTCAGCACCACCTTGCCCGGCTGAAGGTCCACGTGGCGGTCGGTGATCTTGGTCGACCTGGGCGTCGTGATCACATAGCTGCTGTTGATCTGCTCCTCGGTGATCGTCACCACCTTGGTGGTGGCCGTGGCGGCGGGCGCGGCGCTGGCGGCGCTGGCCTCGGCCACGCTGGCCCGCGAGGCCGCGCGGGTGGTGCAGGATGTCGACGTGAGGGCCAGCAGCAGGGCCAGGGCGGCGAACGAAGATTTGGCGGCAAGATTCATGGTGTCGCTCCTTTATGTCGTGTGCTTGGCGTAGCGCTCAGGCTCGCTACACAGGCTATGGTAGCCGCGCCGCGCCTTTCGCGACAGTGGCGCGGCGCACCACGTGGGCTGCGCCGCCGCACCCGCGCATGTGCGCCCGCTCACCCCGCGCCGTGACATGGCGCACATCCGCCCCGCGCGCCGCCGTGCTATCATCAGCCGATAGTGCCGCAGGCCGTAGGAGGGCGCGCAGATGAGCGAGGACGAGATCGAGCCGGGCATCCTCCAGGTGTTCCGGCTGTGCGTGGGGGTGGAGTGGCTGCTGGCGGGCGGGGCCGCGCTGCTGCGCTGGCGGCAGCACGCCGACATCGCCGACGCCGCACTGTGGACGTGGGCGCAGAGCAGCTTTCTGCTGCTGTGGCTGACCCTGCCGTGGCTGCCCAGGGCCGTGGGGCGCGTGTTCCTGCCGGTGGCGCTGGTGGTGGCCTCGGCCAGCCCGCTGGTGGGGCAGGCCCTGAGCGCCCGCGCCATGGTGGCCAGCGGCACGCCCGCCCTGCTAGCCATTGCCGAGCCGGGGCGGCTCTCCATGCTGCTTATGGTGCCACTGCTGCTGGTGAGCGTGCAGTACGGCTACCGCGCCATGCTGGCCTTCACATGGGGCACCTCGCTGCTGATGCTGGCGCTGACGCTGGCCCTGGTGCCGCTGGGGCGCGGGGTACTGCTGGCCCTGGTGCTGGGCGCGGGGCTGAGGCCGCTGGTGTTCATGCTGGTGGGCTTCATCGTGGTGCGGCTGTCCAAGGCCCAGCGCCAGCTGCGCCGCGACCTAGTGCAGAAGAACGCGCAGCTGGCCAACTACGCCAGCACGCTGGAGGAGCTGGCGGTGAGCCGCGAGCGCAACCGGCTGGCTCGCGAGCTGCACGACACCCTGGCCCACACCCTCAGCGCGCTGAGCATCCAGCTCAAGGCGCTGGAGGTGCAGCTGGGCAGCGCCCCCGAGCAGGCGCGGGCCACGCTGGCCCAGGCCCAGGGCATCACCAGCAGCGGGCTGGATGAGGCGCGGCGCACCCTGCACGCGCTGCGGGCCAGGCCGCTGGAGAGCATGGGGCTGCTGGCCGCGCTGCGCCAGCTGGCCGAGCGCGGGGCCGAGCGCTGCGGCTGGGCCGCCCAGGTGCACATGCCGCCCGCCCTGCCCGCGCTACCCGCCGAGGTCGAGCAGCAGCTCTACCGCGTGGCCGAGGAGGCCCTGCAGAATGTCGAGCGGCACGCCCAGGCCCGCCATGTGCGGCTTGCGCTTCAGCATAGCTCGGG
It contains:
- a CDS encoding sensor histidine kinase → MSEDEIEPGILQVFRLCVGVEWLLAGGAALLRWRQHADIADAALWTWAQSSFLLLWLTLPWLPRAVGRVFLPVALVVASASPLVGQALSARAMVASGTPALLAIAEPGRLSMLLMVPLLLVSVQYGYRAMLAFTWGTSLLMLALTLALVPLGRGVLLALVLGAGLRPLVFMLVGFIVVRLSKAQRQLRRDLVQKNAQLANYASTLEELAVSRERNRLARELHDTLAHTLSALSIQLKALEVQLGSAPEQARATLAQAQGITSSGLDEARRTLHALRARPLESMGLLAALRQLAERGAERCGWAAQVHMPPALPALPAEVEQQLYRVAEEALQNVERHAQARHVRLALQHSSGIIQLEVADDGVGFDSAAPAPTGHYGLGGLRERAQLIGAALEVASAPGRGTRLRLSVPYAEGRA
- a CDS encoding arginase family protein; its protein translation is MADRQIAILDAPSNLGLRPPLPGAVPGCYKMPWALRDRGLLASLGARDAGALVPPRYRAEWQPGEGDRNAEAIASFSLALADRVGAIIDGGQFALVLGGECSILVGNALALQRRGRYGLVYMDAHSDFRHPDNDVAIGAAGGEALAIMTGRGDQRLVNLDGQGPYIRERDMVAVGFRPEDDCRDELAALGILGINSDELLLRGTEDVARQITERVTAETQGFWVHLDWDVVDSSEMSAVDCPEPGGPSFQQVAALLGALVASPACVGLELTIYDPDLDPTGQQADAIVACLRQAFASFLA
- the ureC gene encoding urease subunit alpha; protein product: MAKIPRSQYAALYGPTTGDRVHLADTNLLLGIERDLLTYGDEVVFGGGKTIRDGMAQRSNITSRAGSLDLVITNVIVCDPVLGVLKADIGVKGGRIVAIGKAGNPDTMDGVHPQMVIGPGTEVIAGEHLIATPGAIDTHIHMICPQQVYEALSNGVTTMIGGGTGPADGTNATTCTPGPWNIARMLEAAEALPVNWGVLGKGNASTPEALREQVEAGACGLKDHEDWGTTPAVIDASLKVADEYDVQVAIHTDTLNEAGFVEDTISAIGGRTIHTYHTEGAGGGHAPDIIKIAALPNILPSSTNPTRPYTVNTLAEHLDMLIVCHHLNPSIAEDVAFAESRIRAETIAAEDVLHDLGVISMYSSDSQAMGRVGEVVTRAFQTAHKMKAQRGPLPGDGESDNERILRYLAKLTINPALAHGIAHEVGSLEPGKLADIVLWDTAYFGAKPKMIIKGGMISWAAMGDPNASIPTPQPVLYRPMFGALGRALGQTCVNFVSQASIDLGVPERLGLQRRSVAVRGCRSVGKANMVRNAAMPRIDVDPETYEVRVDGELATCEPAERLPLSQLFYIV
- a CDS encoding ABC transporter ATP-binding protein, with protein sequence MTSPHTGAADVLRVADLRFSYPDGREALRGVNLGIARGEKVALVGPNGAGKSTLILHLNGILQGAGAVQIAGMTLARETLPQARAKVGLVFQNPDDQLFSPTVHEDVAFGPLHMGLPPQEIRARVARALGMVGMAAYAERASYHLSVGEKKRIAIATVLAMDPEILVLDEPSAGLDPRARRGLINLLRELPLTMLVSTHDMLMVRELFPRMVVMDEGAVVADGATEALLRDTALLERHGLESPYL
- the cbiQ gene encoding cobalt ECF transporter T component CbiQ, translated to MNLLYLDRYEQRRSRIHQLTPQVKIAATVAFILSNSLLPDGAWLALLLSWGGLLACNRLAGVGYGYTLRRSFVALPFALAALSVIVALPGRPLLAFALGPWHMVATDAGLVRFASIVARSWLSVQMAILLAATTSFPDLTHGLRHLRMPPLLVEIVSFMYRYLAVLLDEAARLMRARDSRSARLPGVRGGGSLGWRASTAGHMAGQLFLRSYERSDRVYNAMLARGFQGEFRTISEHAMRRADWLALAALLASIALIQIIGRIA